In a genomic window of Zonotrichia albicollis isolate bZonAlb1 chromosome 7, bZonAlb1.hap1, whole genome shotgun sequence:
- the LOC102063392 gene encoding putative lysosomal acid lipase/cholesteryl ester hydrolase, which yields MWLLLVALCLAQGLEDAIPGDEFFHNPERFMNISEKILFHGYPSEEYEVMTEDGYFLSLNRIPHGKEGTRLSGARTPVLIVHGFCLDGGDWVDNLPENSLAFILADAGYDVWIGNNRGSSWSRRHRSLSTASEEFWDFSFHEMAVYDLPAMVGFILMQTEQKQLFYVGHAQGSSLGFIAFSSLPHLAKKIKLFFALAPVYTFHHVRGPVLKLAFLSDLLLKEIFGTRELVLVPRKEKLFLVDKCSKPLEAEVCADSIFLFGGFDRNNLNMSRLDVYLSHFPDYTSVKNLVHWGQTAKTTEFKQFDYGLRNIEKYNQPRPPSYEIEAMRVPVAVWSGGHDWVTPHKETKRLLSRLTHVVHHEHFPDWNHFDHHWGLNAPQRMYQRMVAMMEENP from the exons atgtggctgctgctggtggccctgtgcctggcccaggggctggaaGATGCCATCCCAGGTGATGAATTCTTCCACAACCCAGAGAGGTTCATGAACATT agcgAGAAGATCCTTTTCCACGGCTATCCCAGCGAGGAGTACGAGGTGATGACAGAGGATGGCTACTTCCTGAGCCTCAACAGGATTCCCCATGGCAAGGAGGGCACCAGGCTCTCAG GAGCCAGGACCCCCGTGCTGATAGTGCATGGGTTTTGCCTTGATGGTGGTGACTGGGTGGACAACTTACCCGAGAACAGCCTGGCCTTCATCCTGGCGGACGCGGGATATGACGTCTGGATCGGGAACAACCGCGGCAGCAGCTGGTCCCGCCGGCACCGCAGCCTGTCCACAGCCTCCGAGGAGTTCTGGGACTTCAG CTTCCACGAGATGGCCGTGTACGACCTGCCGGCCATGGTGGGCTTCATCCTGATGCAAACGGAGCAGAAGCAGCTGTTCTACGTTGGCCACGCTCAGGGCAGTTCCCTGG GTTTCATAGCATTTTCCAGCTTGCCACATCTGGCCAAGAAAATCAAACTCTTCTTTGCCCTGGCTCCCGTGTACACCTTCCACCACGTCCGGGGCCCTGTGTTAAAGCTGGCCTTCCTATCAGACCTGCTGCTCAAG GAGATATTTGGAACCAGAGAGCTGGTTCTGGTGCCAAGGAAGGAGAAGCTGTTCCTGGTTGACAAGTGCAGCAAGCCACTGGAAGCTGAAGTGTGTGCCGACAGCATCTTCCTGTTCGGAGGCTTTGACAGGAACAACTTGAACATG AGCCGACTGGATGTGTACCTATCTCATTTTCCAGACTATACATCAGTAAAAAATCTCGTGCACTGGGGACAG ACTGCAAAAACCACCGAGTTCAAGCAGTTTGACTACGGGCTGAGAAACATAGAGAAGtacaaccag CCGAGGCCTCCCTCTTACGAGATCGAGGCCATGCGGGTGCCGGTGGCCGTGTGGAGCGGGGGGCACGACTGGGTGACCCCCCATAAGGAGACCAAGCGCTTGCTGTCCCGCCTCACCCACGTCGTGCACCACGAGCACTTCCCCGACTGGAACCACTTCGACCACCACTGGGGCCTGAATGCCCCCCAGCGCATGTACCAGCGGATGGTGGCCATGATGGAGGAGAATCCATGA
- the LOC102063220 gene encoding lipase member K-like: MWLALALLSVLHGMAAGECFLNSPYPKNPEARMNISEMISFWGYPSEEYDVVTEDGYILQLNRIPHGRGNSGCQGVRPVALLQHGFLAEGSIWLTNLANNSLGFILADAGYDVWVGNSRGNTWSRRHQVLTTTQDEFWAFSFDEMAKYDLPAMISFIEQKTGQKQLYYIGHSQGTTIGFIAFSTMPELAQKIKVFIALSPVTTVIFSQSPFRKLSVFSDSGLKELFGTREFLPHTALGEVVLSRFCSCSKVCKHILASVFGFNWKNTNMSRFDVYMGHNPAGSSVQNIIHWLQGVHGGALRAFDGGHMYNSLHYRQTGAPFYDVQDMEVPTAIWNAGRDCLADPRDTALLLPQVRNLVHHKLIPHWNHMDFVLGLDAYEVLYREILDVMKKHL, encoded by the exons ATGTggctggctctggctctgctctccGTGCTCCACGGGATGGCAGCTGGGGAATGCTTCTTGAATTCCCCATATCCCAAGAATCCAGAGGCAAGGATGAACATT AGTGAAATGATCTCCTTCTGGGGTTACCCCAGCGAGGAGTATGATGTGGTGACAGAAGATGGCTACATCCTTCAGCTGAACAGGATTCCTCATGGCAGAGGAAATTCTGGGTGCCAAG GTGTGAGGCCCGTGGCACTCCTGCAGCATGGTTTCCTTGCAGAAGGCAGCATCTGGCTCACCAACTTGGCCAACAACAGCCTGGGCTTCATCCTGGCAGATGCTGGCTACGATGTCTGGGTAGGAAACAGCAGAGGGAACACCTGGTCCAGGAGGCACCAGGTGCTGACCACCACACAGGATGAGTTCTGGGCTTTCAG CTTCGATGAGATGGCTAAATATGATCTCCCAGCCATGATCAGCTTTATTGAGCAGAAAACAGGACAGAAACAGCTCTATTATATTGGCCATTCCCAAGGCACCACCATAG GTTTTATAGCTTTTTCCACTATGCCTGAGCTGGCTCAGAAAATCAAGGTGTTCATTGCTCTTTCACCTGTGACCACGGTGATATTTTCTCAGAGTCCATTTAGGAAACTCTCAGTCTTTTCTGACTCTGGGCTTAAG GAGCTCTTTGGCACCAGGGAGTTCCTGCCCCACACTGCCCTGGGAGAGGTGGTCCTCTCCAggttctgctcctgctccaagGTCTGCAAGCACATCCTGGCTTCAGTTTTCGGGTTTAACTGGAAGAACACAAACATG AGCCGGTTCGATGTGTACATGGGGCACAACCCGGCGGGCTCCTCCGTGCAGAACATCATCCACTGGCTGCAG GGAGTCCACGGTGGGGCACTGAGAGCTTTTGATGGGGGGCACATGTACAACAGCCTTCACTACAGACAG ACCGGGGCCCCGTTCTACGACGTGCAGGACATGGAGGTGCCCACGGCCATCTGGAACGCGGGCCGGGACTGCCTGGCCGACCCGCGGGACacggcgctgctgctgccccaggtcAGGAACCTGGTGCACCACAAGCTCATCCCCCACTGGAACCACATGGACTTCGTGCTTGGCCTCGACGCCTACGAGGTTCTGTACCGCGAAATCCTGGACGTCATGAAGAAGCACCTCTAA